ATCGTCGCGTCAGAATACCTGTTACCCGACGACGTCCCTAGATGCTGGTGCAGGAGGCCCCGGTGAGTCCCACGTCCAAACGCGAGTATGTCCAAGCGGTCCGGCAGCGGTACGAGCGGGCGACCCGCGTCACCAAGGTCCAGATCCTCACAGAGGTCTGTGCCACCACAGGCTACCACCGCAAGGCCGCGATCCGCGCCTTGACCCAACCGCCCCGTCCAGCCACAGCGCGGCGCCGCGGCCGCCCATCTCCCTATGACCCCCGGCTCCTGTCCGTCCTGGAGCACATCTGGGAGGCCGCCGGCTACCCCTGGTCGGTCCGGCTCAAGGCCCTCCTCCCCCTCTGGCTGCCCTGGGCGAGGCAGCATCTTGACATCCCTGCACGGGTGGAACACCACCTCCAGACCATCAGCCCCAGCACGATCGATCGCTACCTCCGGCAGACCAAACATCGGCTGCGCCGCCGCCTCTACGGGCGCACGAAGCCCGGTGCCCTGCTCAAGCACCATATCCCCGTCAAGACCGAGCACTGGGATATCGCTGCCCCTGGCTTCACCGAGGTCGACCTGGTCTCCCATTCCGGCGACTGTGCCGACGGCGACTTCATCCAGTCCCTCAACCTCACCGACATCTACTCCGGGTGGGGCGAAACCCGCGCCGTCATGGGCAAGGGCCAGGTCGCAGTCGGCGCCGCCGTGGACGAAATCCGAGACGCGCTGCCCTTCCCGTTGCGCGGCCTCGACTCCGATAACGGCTCCGAATTCATCAACCACCACCTCTTCCGCTACTGCGAGGCCCGCGAGATTCAGTTCACCCGTGGCCGGCCTTACAAGAAAGACGACAACGCCCATATCGAGCAGAAGAACTGGACGCACGTCCGCCGTCTCCTTGGCTGGGACCGCTACGACTCCCCTCAGGCCCTGGCCGCGATCAACGACCTCTACAGGGGGGAGCTCAGGCTCGCGACTCCGCCGGGTCTACGACCTCCCCAAGACCCCGCTGGACCGCCTCCTCGCCGCCGAGGACGCCGATCACGCGACCCTCCAGACCCTCCAGCAGCTCCGCGCTCGCCTCGACCCCTTCACTCTCGCCGAAACGATCGAGCGGAAGCTCC
The sequence above is a segment of the Armatimonadota bacterium genome. Coding sequences within it:
- a CDS encoding transposase family protein, with the protein product MLVQEAPVSPTSKREYVQAVRQRYERATRVTKVQILTEVCATTGYHRKAAIRALTQPPRPATARRRGRPSPYDPRLLSVLEHIWEAAGYPWSVRLKALLPLWLPWARQHLDIPARVEHHLQTISPSTIDRYLRQTKHRLRRRLYGRTKPGALLKHHIPVKTEHWDIAAPGFTEVDLVSHSGDCADGDFIQSLNLTDIYSGWGETRAVMGKGQVAVGAAVDEIRDALPFPLRGLDSDNGSEFINHHLFRYCEAREIQFTRGRPYKKDDNAHIEQKNWTHVRRLLGWDRYDSPQALAAINDLYRGELRLATPPGLRPPQDPAGPPPRRRGRRSRDPPDPPAAPRSPRPLHSRRNDRAEAPPHLWPGAPGPRPGHPASTPAPTVPNPTPAPPDHPGRCTGPVTRLMTRRYPAR